A window of Haloarcula marismortui ATCC 43049 genomic DNA:
ACATCCTGTTCCTGTTCAACGCCGCCAGTGCAAAGGACCTCGCCACCGGGATGATCGGCGATATGGGTGAGACGGACCCCAACGCGAACGGCTTCACCGACATGGAACGCTCGGCGATTCAGGAGATCGGCAACATCATGACCAGCGGCTTCATCGACGGCTGGGCAAACGTTCTCGATACCACCATCGACATCTCCACGCCGAACTTCACGTTCGGCCCGGGGAGCGGGATGGTGGACCAGCTCGTCGGCGACCGGGACAACGAGATGGCGCTGATGTTCGACTCCCGCGTCCACGCACTGGAGTCCGACATCAACGTGAAGGTGTACACATTTCCGGAACTCGAAGAGCTGGTCGACCTGATGCAGGAAATCGAAGTGTAAGCGGTCCGAACTTATTCTGGCGGCGGGAACTGCGGATGAACTCCTTGTCCCTCATGAAAGATTTAGCAGTGTTTCTTGTACCGTGGGCCCTTGCGTCATGATATGCCAGGAGGCAGCCCGCAAACTCTACGACCGTTCTTGTGGCGTGCAGAAACACTGTATCCGGACACAGAGGTCGTCTCTCGTACCCACGAGGGCATCGTCCGCCACGACTACGCCGAATATGCCGAACGGACGGCACAGTTAGCGAACGCGATCGAAGAAGCCGGCTACGGCGACGGTGAACGGCTCGGGACGTTCTGCTGGAACCACAGCCGTCACTTCGAGACGTACTTCGGGGTACCCGGAACCGGTGCGCAGCTACACACTATCAATCCGCTCCTGCCCGACGAACACATCCAGTATATCGTCAGCGACGCACAGGACGAACTCATTTTCGTCGACGAATCGCTCCTGCCGAAACTCGAAGGCGCTGCAACAGCGGACCCAGAGTCCTTCGAAACGGTCGAGCAGTTCATCGTAATGAGTGACTCCGTCCCGGAGACAGAGCTTGATGCCGTTGCCTACGAGTCGTTCATCGCCGACCAGCCGACGGAGTACGACTGGCCCGAGCTGGAGGAAGACCGCGCTGCCGGCCTCTGTTACACGTCCGGCACGACCGGGCGACCAAAAGGCGTCGAGTACACCCAGCAAATGCTGTGGAGCCACACGATGGCGATTCAATCGCCACAGGGAATTCCACTCGACGACGACGACGTGATGATGCCCGTCGTCCCGATGTTCCACGTCAACGCGTGGGGTCTCCCGTTCTCGGCAACTGCCGGCGGGGCCAAGCACGTCTACCCCGGCCCACAGCCGGAGCCTGCGGACCTTGCGAAGCTCATCGAAGAAGAGGACGTCACCGTCACCGCCGGCGTCCCGACCGTCTGGCTGGGACTGATGGAGTACATCAAAGAGAACGACGTTGACCTCTCATCCCTTGAGCGCCTCATCGTCGGCGGAAGCGCCGCACCGGAAGCGATGATCCGGTTCTTCGACGACCGCGACGTGGAACTCGTCCACGCCTGGGGAATGACCGAGACGGCCCCGGTGGGTGCGGTGGCGTCCCTGCGGAGCGACCTAGAGGACGCTGACTACCAGACGCAACTGGACAAGCGCTCGAAACAGGGACTCATCACACCCGGGCTGGAGTTCCGTGTCATCGACGACAACGGCGACGAGGTCCCACACAACGGCGAGGACTTCGGCGAACTCCACATCCGCGGGCCGTGGGTGACGACAGAGTACTTCAAGCGGCCGGAGGCGAACGAACAGGAGTTCGAGGACGGCTATCTGAAGACTGGTGACGTGGTGTCCGTCGACGAGGACGGCTACATCAAGATCGTCGACCGAGCAAAAGACGTTATCAAGAGCGGCGGAGAGTGGATCTCCTCGCTCGAACTGGAAAACGAGCTGATAGCCCACGACGACGTGAACGAGGCGGCAGTCATCGGTGTCCCGCACGAGCGCTGGCAGGAACGCCCACTTGCGATGATCGTTCCGACGGCCGATGCCGACGAGGAGACGCTTGGTGATGAACTCCGTGAGTACATTCTCGAGTCCTACCCCAAGTGGTGGGTTCCGGACAACTTCGTCACCATCGACGAGGTTCCGAAGACGGCAACCGGAAAGTTCGACAAAAAGTCGCTCCGTGACGAGTACGCCGACGAATCGCTCGTCGAAGGTCGCGTCCCTGACGACGCCGCGCCGGAATAGGGGAGTTGGCGCGTTTTCAGCCGCTCAGTAGCGTTACTGGACGCCAGTGACGAGGTTCCGGACTTCGGTCCGATAGGTTTCGGGCTGGAGTCCGAGGTCGACATCGACGGTGACTGTGATGCCGTCGCTCAGGTCGTTTTCGACGACCTGCTCGAAGTTCTGTGCCGGGTACGCGCCCCCGGAAATGACGACGAAGTCGCCGTGGTGCCAGACGGCGAACATCGCCGAGATGTCGATGTCGCTGGCTGGTATCTCGACGGCCTCGTCCTCGGTCACGTCGAAGGAAATCCCCTCGAATGGGTACACGGCGGACAGTTCCACCGTCTCAGCTGTCTCTCCGGTGTCGATATCGATTGTCCCCTCGCCGGATTTCTCGATGTCGGTCAGCCCCTGCGCTTCCATCTGCTGTTCGAAGCTGTCGCGGGCGTTTGTTTTGACTTCCGCCAGCAGTTCCTCACGCCCCACGCCAGCCGGAAGATTGTCCAGATTGGGGCTGAAATCCACTCGGGTGGCGAAAAACACGGAGAGTGCAGTCTGAACCTGGTCAAGAGTACGGTCGGCGACACGCTCCTGTAGCTGTTCGTCGACGTACTGAACCGTACTGGAGACGGCCTCGACCGAAACCGGGCCGTAGCTCCGGTCGAATACTGTTTCCGAGGACTGGGCCGTTTGCGTCCAGCCACCGTCGTTCAGTTGCGCTGTCGGAACGTCCGGTGGCGGTGCCTCGGCTGCGGCCAGAAACGAACACCCCGCAAGCCCGGCAGTTCCAAGGGTGGCTCCGGCGAGCAAGTAGTCTCGACGATTCATGTCCGAGGAAGGCTACAGCCATGGAAAAGCGTGCTGGCCGATTATCAGGAGTTTCCCAGAAACAACTACGACGGTGTTTGGCAGAGTTCCACGGAGTATATGAGTACACAAACCATGATAATCTCTATGGACCTGCTATCCGAGAAACTCGTTCCGGAGCACGCACACGAGGTCAAGGAGGAGGCTCGGGAGTTCGCCGCGGAGCACATCGAGCCAGTCGCGGGTGAGTACTACGCGTCCGGGGAGTACCCCTGGGACGTGCTTGAAGCGGCGACGGAGGCCGGGCTCGTCGCACAGGATATCGGCGAAGAGTGGGGCGGGAGCGGCTACGACCTCCAGCAGATGCTTGCGATGGCAGAGGAACTGTACAAAGCCGACGCAGGAATCGCGCTGACGATCCAGCTCGCCAGCTTCGGGGCAGAAATCGTCGAGGACCACGGCGCGGACTGGCAGAAAGAGGAGTTCCTCAAGCCCGTCGCTGCCGGCGACCAGCTTACCGGTCTCGCCGTCTCTGAACCGGAAACGGGGAGCGACCTTGCTGGGATGACGACGGCCGCTGAGAAAGATGGTGACGAGTGGGTAATTAACGGCGAAAAATACTGGATCGGCAACGGTGTCGAGGCGGACTGGGTGACGCTGTACGCCAAGACCGGTGACGACCCGAACGACCGCTACGGGAACTACTCGATGTTTATCGTCCCGACAGACGCCGACGGCTACCACGCCGAGCACATCCCCGAGAAGATGGGCTTCCGGGCGTCCAAGCAGGCCCACATCGTGCTTGACGACTGCCGGATTCCGGAGGAGAATCTGGTCGGCGTCGAAGGGGCCGGCTTCTATATGCTCGCCGAGTTCTTCAATCACGGCCGCGTCGTCGTCGGCGGACACGGTCTCGGGCTGGCCGCCGCAGCCATCGAGGAAGCCTGGGAGTTCGTCCATGACCGCGAAGCCTTCGGCAAGACCGTCGACGAGTTCCAGGCGGTCCAGCACAAACTGGCCGATATGCAACTCAGCCTCCAGTCCGCCCGGACCCTCACCTGGCACGCGGCCGAACGCGTCGCCAATCAGGAGAACTCCGGCTACTGGGCCGCACTAGCAAAGACCAACGCGACCGAAGCCGCAATGGACTGTGCGGAGAAGGGGATGCAACTCCACGGTGGGCGGTCCGTGCTGACGGAGAACCGCATTTCCCGCGTGTATCGCGATGTTCGGATTCCGGTTATCTACGAGGGAGCCAACGACATCCAGCGGAACCTCATCTACAAGCAGGCTCCGATGTAACGGAGAGAGTAGCGGTCACTGTCGATTGATTGCGTCGCAAACGGCGTGTTTTTCGCGGGAACACCACCCTTCGAGTGTTCTTTGGAGGAGCGTGGCTGGCCAGCTATCACTCCAGCGGCTGTTCACGACTGGACAGCCTGTACAGCCCGGATATACCAACCAGACAGGGATTACGCTACTGTACGAAGTCCATGCGAGTGATACTGAGTCGGTACACCACCCTACAAGTGTTCTGACATCACCAGACAGTTGACCCGACACCACCATACAAGTGTTCTATCACCACCCTGCGAGTGTTTCCAGTTCGACTACAGCCAGACCAGAATGGTGAACACGTGTTCACACACCACCCTGCAAGTGTTCGCACGGAAGGTGTGCAAGCGTCTGAATCTACGAAAACACCACGCTGCAAGTGTTTTTGTGGCGTTGTTCCGAGTTCCGATTCGCCCTTGCACACCACCGTGCAAGTGTTTCACGTACTGCTTGAGGTGTGTGAGAGTATGCTGAGACACCACCCTGCAAGTGTTCCAAAAGGCCGTTTTGGGCGGTTTTCCCGTCGGATCGGGTTCACACCACCCTGCAAGTGTTTTCGAAACGGAATACGTAGGGTCGTGGTGGAACCGGACGGACACACCGGTCTGCAAGTGTTCTACACACTGCAGCGGGGAACAGATACCAGATAACCGCCTGTTTGCACCCCCTTTCACTGTCTACTGTGGGGACACACACCACCCTGCAACTGTTCTGGACGCCACAATAGTTAGACCGCCGCTGAACACACACACACCACCGTGCAAGTGTTCTGCCGTGTGAGCCGACGGGGGGTGGCTACGTGAACTGCCAGAGGTTCTGTTGCTCGTCGTCAGTAGTGTCCGGTGCCTCGAACTCAGTCGCCTCGTCTTCCAGATAATGTTCGAGAATCCCGTTGACGTTACTCGGCACAGCATCGCTGTAGGAGGACTGGAGTGCAGCGTTGATGATGTCGGTCGGGTCATCAGTGACTTCATAAATATACTTGCGTCCGCCCTTGCGGCCAAGGTTGCGTTCCGCAGAACGGACCAGTCCCTGCATTGAGAGCTGGTCAAGGAACTCGTATATCTTCCGCTCGGATTTCACGCGGCGACCGCTCGACTCCGCGATAGAGGAATAGAGATTGTAGATCCGTTTTGTCGACGCCTCGTGTTTCGGCTCGATGAGTGCAAGCGTCGTGGCGAGATAGGTCAATGCTTGTTGTGAACTCAGATCGTGCTCGAAGTAATCCAGCAGTTCATCGGTTTCGATAGTGTCCGTCGCCCGCCGTGTATGTGCCTCCGTTACACCCTCTGCACCCTCCATCCGCGCGTACTCCCCGGCCTTTTCGAGGATTCGGAGTCCCTGCCGAACGTCACCGCGTTCCTGTGCAGAGAAGGCTGCTGCCAGCGGGACGACATCTTCGCCGAGCACGTCCTCCCGGAACGCGATGTCGGCGTAGTAGCCAAGAATATCTCGAAGTTCAGTCGCGTCATATGGGCCGAACTTGATCTCTCGCTCCCCCAGCGTCGATTTCACCTTGGGTTCCAGTACGTCGACGAACTTGAGGTCGTTTGAGATACCGATAAGTCCAACCTTCGCATCGGTGATCGGCGTGTTCTCGTTCGCTTCGGCCCGCGGCAGTTCGTAGAGAAAGTCGTTCCGTGCATCCGCAGGAATGTTGTCAATCTCGTCCAGAATAATAAGCACGTTCCCGCCCACAGCCTCTATCTCTTCGTAGAGGAACTCGAAGACGCTGTCAGTGCTGTAGCCGCTCTCCGGGAGCTGGTTCTCAGGATCCCGGAACTCGTTGACGAGCGTATTTACCAGTGCATACGCCGACCGGTAGTTCCGGCAGTTAATCGGACCGACAACGGTGAGCGGGATATCCTCAGCCTCGGCTTTCTCTTCGAGTTTATCTCGTACCCACTTTGTAACAGCAGTTTTGCCGACTCCTGTTGGACCATAGACGAAGACGTTGTTGGGGTCGTGGCCGACAATGACATCCTGAAGTGCGTTGATGTAGAATTCGATTTCCTCGTCGCGGTGAAAGATCGTATCCGGCGTGAACGTGTCTTTTTTCAGCGGTTGTTTTCGTTCGAAGATCGAATCAGTCCCGTCGAACGGGTTCTCGTTCACGTCGACCATCGTATTCCACCTTTTGAGTGGCTCTATATAAAACCAGTGACCACCGTTCAAGTGTTTCAAGTGTTTTCACGCCGAACAGTCACACACCACCCTGCAAGTGTTTCTCCGCTCCCACTCGAAAACAGTTACGAGCGGCCTGCTACACCGATACCTGACTTAACACACTTGATTCCTGCGATTCTTCATTCTCTAGTCAATGACTAGATATGGAACTAGATATTATTTTTATATCTTATGGTATATGCAATATAGTCTGGTTACTGTTGAATAGCACAGTCTATAGAATCTACTTCGGAAGGGGTCTGTAACGGCTAAATCTATGTATTCAGGTACAGTACCGACCACACAGTCTCGGCGAGACAGAACAATCTCCACTCTATTTAAATATAGTGACGTGGTTCCGCCACTCCCCGCCCCCACCCCCTGCAAACCCCGAGAACACTTGCAGGGTGGTGTGTGTGGGTCCCGCTCTGTCACGAATATTTTGGCAGAAATCTCACTCAATGTCCACACGGCATGAAACCCCATTCCACAGCGAAATGCGGCTGGTGCACCGAGCCAGCCCACTGCGCACGGCATCGTCTTTACTTTGTGACAGGCCGTAGACACTGTATGGACGACCTCACAGTGACATTCATCGACCGAGGCCGCGTACAGGCTGACCGAAACTTCGTCGTTGACGGCCACAGCGTCGCGACAGCCTCTCACCGTGACCCGGAGCACGAGTACGAAACGTACGTTGTATGGAACCTCATCATCGAGACGCCCGAGCTAACCGTCCTCTGGGACACCGGCTCTCACCCAGAGGCCGGCGACGGGTACTGGCCGACGCCGCTGTACGAGGCATTCGCACACACCGATGCCGCCGAGCATGCCCTGCCGGCAGATCTCGAAGATGCGGGCTACAGCATCGACGAGATCGATGCCGTCGTGATGAGCCACCTGCATCTGGACCACGCTGGCGGCCTGCGCAATTTCGCGGGAACGGACGTGCCAATCTACGTCCACCGCGAGGAACTCCCATACGCGTACTACAGCGCCAACACGGACGACGGTTCTATCGCTTACCTCGCCAGCGATTTCGACCGCGACCTGAACTGGGAGATCGTTCACGGCGACAGCTATCACCTCACCGATGGTATCGAACTGCTTCACCTCCCTGGCCACACCCCAGGGCTCATGGGTGCATTCATCGACCGCCCGGACCAGTCGCTCCTCGTCGTCGGCGACGAAGCCTACGTTGAGGCGAACTACGCGGGCCAACCAATGGCGACAAGCCTCCTGTGGAACAACGGCGCGTGGAAGGAGAGCCTCGAACGGTGCCGCGACCGCCAGCGGGCCACGGGGGCTGAAGTCCTACTCGGCCACGACCTCGGGGTGTTTGAGGACGTAGCCGGGGCGACAGACTGAGACGCGGTTCG
This region includes:
- a CDS encoding chemotaxis protein CheC — translated: MSLMIDIRKLGLFNQMAKEGGNTVANHLSQMTGMETEMEITKINFIDIPDIKTHVGDEKQIGISIEMVEKPHGHILFLFNAASAKDLATGMIGDMGETDPNANGFTDMERSAIQEIGNIMTSGFIDGWANVLDTTIDISTPNFTFGPGSGMVDQLVGDRDNEMALMFDSRVHALESDINVKVYTFPELEELVDLMQEIEV
- a CDS encoding long-chain fatty acid--CoA ligase — its product is MPGGSPQTLRPFLWRAETLYPDTEVVSRTHEGIVRHDYAEYAERTAQLANAIEEAGYGDGERLGTFCWNHSRHFETYFGVPGTGAQLHTINPLLPDEHIQYIVSDAQDELIFVDESLLPKLEGAATADPESFETVEQFIVMSDSVPETELDAVAYESFIADQPTEYDWPELEEDRAAGLCYTSGTTGRPKGVEYTQQMLWSHTMAIQSPQGIPLDDDDVMMPVVPMFHVNAWGLPFSATAGGAKHVYPGPQPEPADLAKLIEEEDVTVTAGVPTVWLGLMEYIKENDVDLSSLERLIVGGSAAPEAMIRFFDDRDVELVHAWGMTETAPVGAVASLRSDLEDADYQTQLDKRSKQGLITPGLEFRVIDDNGDEVPHNGEDFGELHIRGPWVTTEYFKRPEANEQEFEDGYLKTGDVVSVDEDGYIKIVDRAKDVIKSGGEWISSLELENELIAHDDVNEAAVIGVPHERWQERPLAMIVPTADADEETLGDELREYILESYPKWWVPDNFVTIDEVPKTATGKFDKKSLRDEYADESLVEGRVPDDAAPE
- a CDS encoding DUF6517 family protein, whose product is MNRRDYLLAGATLGTAGLAGCSFLAAAEAPPPDVPTAQLNDGGWTQTAQSSETVFDRSYGPVSVEAVSSTVQYVDEQLQERVADRTLDQVQTALSVFFATRVDFSPNLDNLPAGVGREELLAEVKTNARDSFEQQMEAQGLTDIEKSGEGTIDIDTGETAETVELSAVYPFEGISFDVTEDEAVEIPASDIDISAMFAVWHHGDFVVISGGAYPAQNFEQVVENDLSDGITVTVDVDLGLQPETYRTEVRNLVTGVQ
- a CDS encoding acyl-CoA dehydrogenase family protein, whose product is MDLLSEKLVPEHAHEVKEEAREFAAEHIEPVAGEYYASGEYPWDVLEAATEAGLVAQDIGEEWGGSGYDLQQMLAMAEELYKADAGIALTIQLASFGAEIVEDHGADWQKEEFLKPVAAGDQLTGLAVSEPETGSDLAGMTTAAEKDGDEWVINGEKYWIGNGVEADWVTLYAKTGDDPNDRYGNYSMFIVPTDADGYHAEHIPEKMGFRASKQAHIVLDDCRIPEENLVGVEGAGFYMLAEFFNHGRVVVGGHGLGLAAAAIEEAWEFVHDREAFGKTVDEFQAVQHKLADMQLSLQSARTLTWHAAERVANQENSGYWAALAKTNATEAAMDCAEKGMQLHGGRSVLTENRISRVYRDVRIPVIYEGANDIQRNLIYKQAPM
- a CDS encoding Cdc6/Cdc18 family protein, whose amino-acid sequence is MVDVNENPFDGTDSIFERKQPLKKDTFTPDTIFHRDEEIEFYINALQDVIVGHDPNNVFVYGPTGVGKTAVTKWVRDKLEEKAEAEDIPLTVVGPINCRNYRSAYALVNTLVNEFRDPENQLPESGYSTDSVFEFLYEEIEAVGGNVLIILDEIDNIPADARNDFLYELPRAEANENTPITDAKVGLIGISNDLKFVDVLEPKVKSTLGEREIKFGPYDATELRDILGYYADIAFREDVLGEDVVPLAAAFSAQERGDVRQGLRILEKAGEYARMEGAEGVTEAHTRRATDTIETDELLDYFEHDLSSQQALTYLATTLALIEPKHEASTKRIYNLYSSIAESSGRRVKSERKIYEFLDQLSMQGLVRSAERNLGRKGGRKYIYEVTDDPTDIINAALQSSYSDAVPSNVNGILEHYLEDEATEFEAPDTTDDEQQNLWQFT
- a CDS encoding N-acyl homoserine lactonase family protein; the protein is MDDLTVTFIDRGRVQADRNFVVDGHSVATASHRDPEHEYETYVVWNLIIETPELTVLWDTGSHPEAGDGYWPTPLYEAFAHTDAAEHALPADLEDAGYSIDEIDAVVMSHLHLDHAGGLRNFAGTDVPIYVHREELPYAYYSANTDDGSIAYLASDFDRDLNWEIVHGDSYHLTDGIELLHLPGHTPGLMGAFIDRPDQSLLVVGDEAYVEANYAGQPMATSLLWNNGAWKESLERCRDRQRATGAEVLLGHDLGVFEDVAGATD